Below is a window of Rhodamnia argentea isolate NSW1041297 chromosome 11, ASM2092103v1, whole genome shotgun sequence DNA.
CTTATAGTctccatttgtgcatttttagGTTCACTTACATTAATATGTATAAATACCAAATAATGAATATAACATGATATGAACATATCCGACTTTATTACTgtaattcaccaaacaataaatatgataaaataaaatccttgaattttatgtCCTATCCTATCCTATGCAATTTTATCCTGGCTAAAAATCTAGATAATCAAACGCAACCCTAAGAGATTATCTCCATATGAACCTCGTTTTCCACTCTCTTATCGGTATAATCATCCAAGAATGCTTCTTCGTTTGATTTCAAACTTCTAATAAACTCCCATCTCAAAATTTGAAGGACCATATAAATTCCTATTGGGACTTATTAAAGCCTTCATTAACCTTCCCCGATCAAAAGCATCATAAAGTATAAGCAAATCTCTTCCTTTACATGATgttcaaaatcattttaaaaggATCAAAACCTCAAACACATCTTTCCTCTATGTAAGTTGATAACTATGCCTGGAAGCAGTTAAACTTCATCCGAAAGAACACGGATTtagcaaaaaggaagaaatcgcCAAGCCGTTGATAATTAATTGAGTGAAAATATCATCAAATACTCTATAAAACGATGAGGGCCAAAACGAGTTCAAAAGAACAAATCTCAACGGTAAGCACAGACCTACCTCAATGTGCTCTCTCCTCTCATCAACCATGAATCAACCCAAAAAAACTCAATGCTAATTAAAGTTGCAGAGACAAGATTAATTCTTTGGAAAAGGAAGCAAGGCGCCAGAAGAGATGAATGCCGCGCCGTCGCACATACATCAGCACAAACTTCTGGTGGATGCTTGATCTTCTGAATGAACACAGATATACCGCTACACTCATCGCGGGGGAGGAGGTGGTGGGGGCATGTGAGTTTTCGCAAACCCAACCCAGGCGACAATGCCGACAGCAAGGATGATCCAGCCAAATATGTCGTACTTGAGATCActggtcttctttttctttgaaccCTGAAGGGAGACGAAGCAGACCGGTCATGCATCCTCATAAAGATGTAGTCTATCAACAGAGACACCACAAGCAGACTCCTCATTTAAACATGCAGTTTTCTGTGCGCGCACACGTGTGATTGTATGTGCTACCATGTGGTCGGTCGGACATCACAGGCCAATATTGCCACAGCAGCGACCTCCCcccaaaaataatatatattctaTATCTCTGATTGCACGATTGAAtgtaacaaattttaaaatagcAAAGCTCGGGTACAACCAAGCAAAGGACTATAATATAAGAGATTGAAGAGAATGACCTTCATGCCAccggaagaagatgaaggcccAGCAGCTGCGACCTGTTGTCCTAATCCAGACTTGTGGATCTCCACGTGTATCTCCGGGGCCTAAGCAGAAACACAGACACGAATCTTTAAAGCTAAAAATCTCCATTAGGGAAGAATTGACTGCACGGACACCCTACTTTCAATCCAATTGAACAAACCCTGGACAACAAGACACTAAAAATAATAGTCCTTCCCCAACCGGATTGAGGTCACAGAAAAAGTAAGGCGATTTCAGAAATCCCCGACAGGCTATAAGCTGCATGCAGGCACACATGCTTGTAAATCcacagcaccagcaccagcaccagcaccagcaccagcaccagcaccagcaccatgCGTGCACATGCGCATGGTTATAAAAGCTTCCCAAGAAGTAGAGCAACCTCAAAGAAGATTAGTTCACAGTACCTTAGCAGCCACTTCCAGAGACTTAGCATACAACTCATTGCCAGGATCCTGAAAAGCATGGTTACAGCATAGTCATTTATCTACATCTACCAATCGAACAACAGGCATAGAAATTGTCGAGGCTTCAATTCAAATCACCTCAGTGACAGCTTGCTCAAAATAGCGAGTCGCCTTCTCAAAATAAACCTTAGCCTCATCTTGGTCTGGAATTAAAAATGCATGGGAAGTGTGAGCATTCCCAAGACACCAAAGAGTATCATGCCTGGTGGAGTTCACCTGGAGTGCCtcctcaagttttgaaataGCATCTGAATGATCAGACTATCAGCTAAGAATGCAAAGACGACCATTCATTTCCAATAACAAACACACCGTGCAGCATTAACCGAAAGAAATTAACTACAACAAACACAATAAGTTCAAAGTCTATGCAAATGCACTCAGGGATTGGAAATACGGCTGCTGTGACAACAGGCTAATATCACATGTCCAGACATCAAGGAAAGACCCAATTAtcgaagattttctttttcatcaagGAAATAGCTTCTATTGATGCCTTGAAAATTCCTTGAgataagcaaaaacaaaaatcttcattggtcgaggaaatgaagatgggtGTGAAGGATGCAAAGGAGACCTTGAAGTTTTCATAatgaattttggtcaatttacgTCATCTTAGAACTTCATAATCATTTGTGAATGTGCCAAATTTGTATAGCTTTCATCTCTTCTTCTCATTTACTTCCATGATCGCGCCAAACAAACTGACTATCCTAGTTAAAAGGAGCTTGCGTAAACAGAATGACAAGGATGAGATTTTCAAAACAGCATACGTTCGCCGATCGATGAAATGGGACTATAATCATccggggcaaaaaaaaaaaaacagaaaagctaATTTCCCTTCAGAATTAACAGCAGACGATTGGGGCAACGCgcagaaattattaaaaaaaagaaagagcaaccttgaatcatttttttggaatccGGCACGCTCTGAAACTGAGACAACTCCAGCAAGGCTCCTCCCCACCTAGTCAAGTTCTGCACAGCGAGGGAACAAGAAAAAGCATCCAAATTAACCCCAGAAAAACAACATTCAAACAACGCAGGAAGCACAAATTGGAATCTGAAATCCCACAGTTAAAGCATCTCCCCACAAAAGCATCGAACCTACTAAAAGCCACAAGCAATCGAACCTGAGTCGACCGACAgggcgagaagaagaagaagaagaagaagaagaagaagacgaacgacgacgacgataacTCAGGGTGAATAGATTACAGAGCGAAAGCGAACGATATGAATTACTGACATCGGCATCGAGGGGGTTCTTGGCGTAGGTGGTCTCGGCGGTCTTGCGAGCGTGCTCGAAGAAGAGGATGCGGTCGAAGTCACTCTGCATATCCATGGCGAGATCAAAAACTTGCTTCCCACTCTGTCTCGCTTGGGTTCAGGCAGCGGGAAGGACGAAAGAGGCTGGACTTTATGGGCAAAGTATTCGCTAACGAGCCCTAACGGAGCAAAGGAGAGTGAGGAAGACTAGTGTTTCGAGAGGAGACTCACAGCGAGGCGGCTCTGTAGAACCATgtgcattttcgtaattttacaGCTTTTTCTagttgtcctttttctttctggAAAAAGGATGGACGTGGCCTGGGCCATGCGTGTGCGTGGGCCGAGGCTCGTGCGGCTTTGTTGGGGGGACGATCGACCGCGACGCCACCACGACTCGGGTTCGAGGGTCGTGCATTTGCGAAGTCGCCGGGGCGGTTGAGAGGTTTCGGTCGTGCCCACGTCGCCGAAATCAGGAATTTCTCAAGATAAAATCGGGTGTTCAATCAAATGGCGAAGGCCTACTCTTCTCACGCAGGTATCGAAATGAATCAGAACCGTCGGATCTACCTGGATCTAATAAGCGTTCTTGATCATCTCTAGTAGGGTCCGACCCACCATTTTGGATTTTGGACAGATCAAATGGTTGAAACTAAAGTTTGATGACCTGATGTAAATCCCACGAAATTTACCCTCGGAGAGATGAGATGAAATACTCTTGCCACATCCGGCTCCTGATGTACATAGCCCTAGCCAATTGGCCGTGGAACTTCTCTCTCAAAGACTCCCTCAACCGGAAGTTCGGAACAACGCCTGCGCCTCGTTGAAGGTTAGATGAAACCGGTGGACCGCACCCGAATCGCTTCTTTACCTCTTCTATCTCAATGTTTTCGTCCGAGGCGGATAATAGAAAGAAGATGAGTTCGCACACTGCCACGTGGACAACTCGTCCAAATAAAATTTCCATCACGCGAAATCCGAGCTCAGTCACAAggtctccattttttttttcctcctacaTATATAGTGACTTCTAGGACTCGTTGACATTATACAAAACACACATTGCTTTCTCTGTCATTTGAAACCTACAAACACCAGGATATTCGAGACAGCAAGTTGTTCTGTCCATCGAAAGAAATGCTCCCGTCCTCACTGCCCCGTGCTTCTGATCTGCACAGATCGCTGATCCTGCCCCCTTCAACAACTCGATGCTTCAAATTGAGTCGGAGTTCCACACTCGGACAACATGACATGCTGGGCGCATTACAAAGCGGCTGAATTGAGGAATGTCCGAATTCTTTGCAGCAGTTCGCCCTTTACCGAATCGGGAACAGAGGCTGCATCATACGTTCAAATGCCAAACATTGCTCAGATGAAATCCAAAAGAAGTTCGATAGCGAGAACCATTCTCGTATGAACTGGCGGCTCACACACAAAAGTAAGTAGACTGACATCTTTCAGCAGCTGTGATGAACCTCATCCAAAAGAACcaaaatttaaacataaatttcaCCCGGTTGAAAAAGGCGACCTTTTTCCTCACGGGCACCAACATCAATCCACAGTGCAGGAATACACTAAGCCTACCACACAGAAAAGCACAGTGCCTCCAGTGCCGTGGCACTAATCTAGCACGAGAACACCCTCAAGACCAGTATGCTAAGGCCAAAAGTCTGTCACTTACCAAATTATGTACAGCAGAAATTGTTTTTGCAGTGATAAGGCAAACAATAAATATAACAGAACCTCAGAGTTCAAAGAGTAGTGGAAATTCGAGTGTCATCTTTTCTCCAGGGCCACTATAAGAAGAACCAAGAAAGTAGAGAAAGGATACACTTACCTCTTCCCTTAGGGGTAATGACATGTACGAGCTCATCCACAGTGACATTGTTCCTacctttcttctttataaaaGCCCTGTTAAAGAAAATAAGCTCCTCATGGTATAATACCCAAACTACTACGTAGGCCAAGATATCTGaaagtgtgtgtatatatagagGCGCACAGATAGATATTCAACTTAACCAATCAAAGAAGTTAGTAACAGAGAAATAAGTTACTGCAAGAGAACATAAGACGACTGATAAGTGAAGCAGCAGTGCACCCGCTGTATTGCTACTTTCAATCCTTAGGGTCCCTATCGGGATCTATGTACTCGCTTGAACAATCTCTTTACAGCCAAGAAGTCATAAATCCACAGCTGTGCCTATCCTCCAGACATTTCATTCAGTGAGAACTTCATAATACcaaaatgtcatatttttctttaCCAATATTACTCGGTCCTCAATATTTAGTGCATTACAAAGGGACAGGAGATTAGTTTGTGTGTAAAGCATTATCAATAAGCGAGCAACATAACTCATAAGAATCACTTGGGCACTCATAACACAAGCATTACATGTGGCCATCTCCGTTTTTGGGACCTGAGGTACGATTACGCTAAATCTGACAGTTAAATTAATCTCACAAGATGGGGGCAACTAATGAGAGAATATATATAATCGGCATAACCATAATAACCTGCAAAGCGTTTTCATTTCATCTTTCCAACCGCACTCGGTAAGCCTTTCCCTCAACAGCTCCATCAGCCGTTCCTTCTCTCCACTTTCTATCAGCTGCCACAAGACGTACACGTTTCTCAGTCGAAACAAGGTAAAGGGTTCGAAGCCAACGACATACAAAAAGGAACAACACGACAAGAACTGCAGCTAAACCCAACGAGCGAGTTCGATGTTGAGAGTCGAATTAAAGCAACACACTAAACTGGAGATGTGTGAACTGGCCCAACTCAAGTTTCTGAATCATGGGACAGTCTAGCTACTAAAGAACCGCGAGGAAAAACAATCAACGTCACAAATCGAACCTACAAAACCCAGCAGCCCTTCAGAGTTACCATCAATTTCCACATCGAGGATGCAAAAAGTTTGTCAATTGAGTGAAGAAACAGACCTTGATGTTGATAATCTCTTGGAGAGTAGGCACGTTTTCCTGATCCTCTGCTGCATCTGGCGTTGGGGGGCGATTCACCGAATGTCTCCTATTTTTTTCAagcagcagagagagagagagagagagattaatcgGAAGAAAAGATCAGACACATTTCGTGTTAAGAATGCTTTAAACTGAAATAACCAGAATCTGTTCAGAACTAACATCTTTGTACTTGGCGCAGGCAGACAACGTAATTCGCCGGCACCGATTGGAGCAGCAAGATAGTCTTCTTCGCTCGAAGAGGaggagacgacgacgacgaagaggGAAGCTCGAGTGCGAGATTCGGATGCGCCCGAAACGACGTAGTTAACCGGGAAATCGAGAAATGGTGGGCgggcccaaaaaaatttccccaaGCCCGCCCCGTTACGGGCGGGCCGGGCCTCAGGTGAAAAACGCCCATGCCCTCGAAAGTCAACCATGGAAAACGAAATGGCGCCAATCGGTCGCCATAAGTACGGCCTGTGGCCACAAACGTGCAAACGCCTCGAAACAAAAATATCAGCGACAACTCACGAACAAAGCATCGATGAAGCCGTCGCAGAAGCACGAGGGTCGTATCCGCCACTGACCTCCGCGCTCTCCGAAACACCTCCCTCCTCCGCATAGCCCTTCCTTCCTCCATGGCCTCGGCCACTCTCTCCTTCCTCGCTCTGCCTCAGAGACCCCGCGCCCTGAGCTCCGGATTCCGGCATCCGAGCGTATTCGGGTTGAGTTCGGTCTCGATCGGGTCGAATTCCGTCGGAAGGAGGCGTGGATTTAGGTTTTCTGTTTGCAGAGCCGCCGCGGTCGTGTTCCGCGATCTCGATGCCGACGATTTCAGGCACCCTCTTGATAAGCAGGTGTGTTGGGAGCTCTCATTTGCTTGGCTGCAATAGTTGTTGGAGAGTTTTGAGCTTTCCTCTTAGAGGATCGCCATGGAGATATCATATtgtccaatcaactttggttaCGCTGAGATGAAACAGAAATTGAGTTAAAAAAGTGAGGATTCTTGTTTATTGCGACAGGAAAAGGAAGATTCTTGTTTGCATAAAAATGAAATAGCTCGTGAATTCACTTCCTTCAATTTGTGGTTTTCCTCCATATGTTGTCATACATAGGAAACATCATGAACCATCAAGGAAATGGCAAATGGAGGGCATTGCTGCCTGAGAAATCAATGCGAAGTTAGACTTGTCGTAGAGTATCAGTTTCATTAGTACTTGTGGCACCGCCTGAATCCTTCTTCCGTAACCATTTTATATGCAGAATACACTAATATTGAGGGCAATTCCAGGACTAAACGATG
It encodes the following:
- the LOC115751081 gene encoding mitochondrial import receptor subunit TOM20-like, coding for MDMQSDFDRILFFEHARKTAETTYAKNPLDADNLTRWGGALLELSQFQSVPDSKKMIQDAISKLEEALQVNSTRHDTLWCLGNAHTSHAFLIPDQDEAKVYFEKATRYFEQAVTEDPGNELYAKSLEVAAKAPEIHVEIHKSGLGQQVAAAGPSSSSGGMKGSKKKKTSDLKYDIFGWIILAVGIVAWVGFAKTHMPPPPPPPR
- the LOC115751083 gene encoding transcription and mRNA export factor ENY2 → MRHSVNRPPTPDAAEDQENVPTLQEIINIKLIESGEKERLMELLRERLTECGWKDEMKTLCRAFIKKKGRNNVTVDELVHVITPKGRASVPDSVKGELLQRIRTFLNSAAL